One stretch of Prinia subflava isolate CZ2003 ecotype Zambia chromosome 7, Cam_Psub_1.2, whole genome shotgun sequence DNA includes these proteins:
- the GPR78 gene encoding G-protein coupled receptor 78, with the protein MDLAGVLLALLLVLVLVVSLLSNLLVLLCFVYSTEIRKQVAGVFLVNLSFCNLLLTVLNMPFTLLGILRNQQPLGGCVCKAVGFLETFLTSNTMLSMAALSIDKWIAVVFPLSYTSKMRYKDAVILMGYSWLHSLTFPLVSLFYSWVDYNSVYASCTLHLKEETERRRFTVFTIVFHSTSFMLSLVILCFTYLKVLKVARFHCKRIDIITMQTLVLLVDIHPSVKQRCLNEQKRRRQRATKKISIFIGSFVICFGPYIITRLIELIPFVTINYYWGIISKCLTYSKAASDPFVYSLLRQQYKKVLINIVNRILKRDLYPSSGYNSSLDTENDYCLHRTN; encoded by the exons ATGGACTTGGCAGGCGTGCTGCTGGCGCTGCTCCTCGTGCTGGTGCTGGTTGTCTCTCTGCTCTCCAACCTCCTGGTGCTGCTATGCTTCGTCTACAGTACGGAGATCCGCAAGCAGGTCGCCGGGGTTTTCCTGGTGAACTTATCCTTCTGCAACCTGCTTCTCACCGTTCTGAACATGCCTTTTACCCTGCTGGGCATCCTGAGGAACCAGCAACCCCTCGGGGGCTGCGTCTGCAAGGCGGTGGGTTTCCTGGAAACTTTCCTGACTTCCAACACGATGCTGAGCATGGCAGCGCTCAGCATCGACAAATGGATTGCCGTGGTGTTCCCCCTGAGCTACACCAGCAAGATGCGGTATAAGGACGCCGTGATACTGATGGGCTACTCGTGGCTCCACTCCCTCACGTTCCCCTTGGTATCCTTGTTTTACTCGTGGGTAGATTACAACAGCGTTTATGCCTCTTGCACCTTGCACCTGAAGGAGGAGACAGAGCGGAGAAGGTTTACAGTGTTCACCATTGTCTTTCACTCCACCAGTTTCATGCTGTCTCTGGTGATCTTGTGTTTCACCTATTTAAAGGTGTTGAAAGTTGCCCGGTTCCACTGCAAGCGGATAGACATTATTACCATGCAGACTCTGGTTTTGCTGGTGGATATCCATCCCAG TGTGAAGCAGCGCTGTCTGAACGAGCAGaaaaggaggaggcagagggctACCaagaaaatcagtatttttataGGGTCGTTCGTGATCTGTTTTGGTCCTTACATTATCACCAG GTTGATAGAGCTCATTCCTTTTGTTACCATAAATTACTACTGGGGAATTATAAGCAAGTGCCTCACCTACAGTAAGGCTGCATCAGATCCGTTTGTTTACTCACTTTTACGTCAACAGTACAAAAAAGTTCTGATCAACATCGTCAACAGGATACTTAAGAGGGACCTGTACCCGTCATCGGGGTACAACAGCTCTCTCGACACCGAAAACGATTACTGCCTGCACAGAACAAACTGA